ATGCGGATGGGCGCACGCTGTTAGCTGATTTTGGCATGGCACGCCCGTTGATGGCTGTTTCTGGGCCGACGCGTACCGGGTTTGTCGTGGGCACGCCCCTGTATATGTCACCGGAGCAGTGTAAGGATGAGCCTCTTGATAAGCGAACGGATATTTATGCGCTAGGGGTGCTTGCCTACAAACTGCTGACAGGTGTTTTCCCGTTTTATAGCCGGTTGCCCATCGCGATTATGAAGATGCACATCGCGGAGCTAGCACCTCTTATAACAGAGACCAAGCCAGAGTTACCCCCTGAATTAGATGACATCATTCAGCGTGTGATGGCTAAGCAGCCTGATGACCGCTATCAATCCGCAGGGGAATTTGCCAATGCAATACGTCAGGCATTAGGGTTGCCGCCTATCCAATTCCCGGAGCCGGAGCCGACGCCACCAGAGCCAGAAGAAGAACTTGAGGAGCCCGTGCAACAGGCCCAGCCAACACCCACGCCCTTGATGGTTCTCATCGGCGGCGCGGGTGTGCT
The Phototrophicus methaneseepsis DNA segment above includes these coding regions:
- a CDS encoding serine/threonine protein kinase → MTLIVGEVVDQYKVVDFIGAGAIAEVYRVHNAQGEQVALKILNPSTEDATVLARFQREADVLKQLDHPHIIKIYDQGVYEDRQYIVMQLAEGGCMENTRQALSMSDVGRIITEVALALDYAHTRDILHRDIKLENILFDADGRTLLADFGMARPLMAVSGPTRTGFVVGTPLYMSPEQCKDEPLDKRTDIYALGVLAYKLLTGVFPFYSRLPIAIMKMHIAELAPLITETKPELPPELDDIIQRVMAKQPDDRYQSAGEFANAIRQALGLPPIQFPEPEPTPPEPEEELEEPVQQAQPTPTPLMVLIGGAGVLLIIVLAVILLGAMQSPV